Genomic segment of Hylaeus volcanicus isolate JK05 chromosome 6, UHH_iyHylVolc1.0_haploid, whole genome shotgun sequence:
TCTTAAAGTAAGTTGAAaacaaaagtttaaataaaatgtatttgttaaatgttAACTTTATATGTTACCTTCAATTTTGATCGagtcaattttttcttatttttatcatttaaatataaacctTTTTGTAAATCGATAACTAAGTCTCTAGTAAACCTTCTCCATTGATGATTAATTTGGCCAATTCCATAATAGACATGGTTGTTGTAAGTATGCAACACTATATTACTAGTAATATAGTGAAGATAAtgcatttcttttctttctctagACTGTAGTGTAATTACAATGCTTCCATTGTCTTTAATATTAAAGTCccattttaatacaaaatctAGTACATGATCTAACTTCAAAGTTATTCCAGAAGTACTAGTTTCTGGTGTAGCAAATTTCATTACATGACTGTTAGCATGCTTATCAAATATCCTAGATACAATAGATCCCTGAGGAATGATCCATTCTCTTTTAACTTTATCAGAATCTTCGATAATCTTTTTACGAGGTTCTGGCtctgttaaatttttactGTAGTGGGATAGTCCAAATTGAGCAATTTGAGTTGGATAATAATATCCTTGACTCTTCCACTGAGTTGATATCGGTACACCATCATTTCCACTGATGCATTTTACACGTTCTCGAACTTCAACATTGTAGTTTTCAAAAGTCATAAACACACCACGAGGATCATATTTTCCCTTGGgattaacaatttttgaataacTGTGCAACCATTCGAACCTCTCCAAACCATCATAAGTTGCTAACTTTCCATAGATCTatcatatattaaaaaaattaatatactattactttgataaatgaattataatagtaaaacttacttcaaaatatttgtgtatGAATGAGAATGGTATATACACTTCATCCCCTTCTTTACGACATCCAATATTATAATCACCATTTATGTGACAATCTATTTCTTGATATCCAGTCTCTAGATTTTGTCGATCCtttgtgtaaatttaaatacaatgacAATCAATAAGTATTATCATCATTATAAAAGGTTATCATTTTGCTTTTACACTATATTAGATAGCTCTGaggtataataattatcttaattattaataaccagccaaaaatatattttgttttataaaatgacttgaacaaaaaagtattatttcataaaaatataaattcaacatatttacttaCTCTGTGTTGAAATTTTGCCTTCCATTCTGTACTTCTAAAAAATTGGAGGCTACCACAATTATTCCACGATGTTAATAATGAACTTAACACTGCAACTAATATTACAAGCAATATTGTCTTGAAGTTCAACCGCATCATCCtataaaatctatttaaatttgaaattcattaacAGAAACCAGCAGTGTTATATTACATTTcccttaaaatatttaaaaattaattctataaaaCGGGAAATAATTCTTACtttggtattattaaaatttgtatcctaCTTCCtgtcaaaaataatttcgcttAAGGTTAAACATTGTgttcttcatttttcgaaagtgCAAGATTCTGGAAAGatgcaataaattatttaaaaaagcatttttcattaaaaaaatgctcACATTTGTTGACAGCTTCTAAATTGCATACATGTGTTCACCCCTTTTATGGAAATactgtttatattttccataGGGGTTATTTTACATGTGATCATCGATGACAATAAACGTCAATCAGTGATTCATACATGTCACTTGAGTATTGTCATAAGAAGTAGCCAAAGTCCTAAGTTATATCTATTTTGTTGCTTGCACTATTCACTATTTTATAAGAAAGGTTTACGAATTCTTGCTTTTATGACATATTAGAAACATTGCGTAAATTCCCTACGACACTTATACGTCATCGTAATATTCATACTTAGTAAATTTTTAGTTGTTTTACgaaaacttattttcaatAGGGTAAAGCAGTAGTTCTCAAACTCCACTTTTCTGGAGGTATGTCAATAAAGGCTAATTTTTTGTGAACTTCATTAAGCCGAATTCAAGCCTGATTTAAAACGGGGAATGTTACAGCTGTgcaaaaatacaatacaacattaaaaataaaatacattaaaaatacttcaatTTTACTATAGAAATTCGCCAAAAGTTTTCCTCcattaagggtgcgcaggacccagagccaaactccgagttgacttcagcgacagttgcggataaagtaggaaactccgggataaggacagagagggcgatacaaaaattgcaggagagacgaggacagggcgattaagCTAGCATGATTCTTGtcaaggatattgaagcaaagaagcaacaTTTTCtcacgtttctttttcgaaaatattctttacatcaCTCCGCATGCCACTCTAACGcccgattttgcaatttcggtcttgaaactttgtaaataataaaagtatggttttttttttcttatagaataaatttgtttacaaacactttttccaaaatcggGCCTTACAGTGGCATGCGCCAAggtataaggaatattttgaaaccaaaattattagaaaatattgcttctttgcttcaatatccttgaCAAGAATCATgatagcctaatcgccctgtcttcgtctctcctgcaattattgtatcgccctctctgtccttatcccggagtttcctacttttaccgcgactgtcgctgaagtcaactcggagtttggctctaggtcctgcgcacccttaaaaATACGCGGGAAAGTAACGCTAAAGCGACACAAAAGTTCCTAGATATGCTAGatatttaggaattttaaGGTTACAAACTTATAACTCCATCTGTGAGTCGTGATACACAATGGAATGTTCAATATTACTTGTGTACTAAGGAAATTTATAAGAGATGGAGCTGAgtggaatattgaaatattattaaataggTATGTGTACTACATACAGAagatattttgaatttgtagATATTCGAAATAACCATTAATAATGCCTGATTTTGAACGCGAAATGGAGACGTACATCGTTATTAAACTTCCATTTTTCAGCGTTCCGTGAAGTATGCATTGGTACTATTATCAGAAGTTCTTTTACTTCCTTCCCCACGTATAGTATTTGTTTGCTAGTACTTGAATCTAATCAAATTTTGAAGCACTTTTAATAGTTTCTATGTTGTATCCATGTGCTAAAAATTTCTTGGATCATCTTACTTTGCTAACTATCTACCATAAGTTTCAAATCCATACTCCTATGACAATGGACCTTGTTAATACATTATGATTGCATTTCCAGCTATAAAATGTTTGTCTTTTGAAAACTGATCTGgttaatttatcattaagcAATAGATTGAAGTATAATTTATGCCTTAACTTGAATTTTGTGACATTATAGTTATTAGTACAAGAACATTTTTCTCGAGAATgtttagtaataataaaattgaaatattatcggttgctttattatacaattgcAGCAGTGAAGGCTATTATACATTTCTTGCTACCTTTATTATAGGATTTGGTCCAGTTGGACTATGCgtaaaattgtacataataACTAGTTGCTTCCTTCTAATAAGCAGATGTATTACGACATGATTCATAAGATTtctaatagaattatttttccttttttttcaatagGAAGATGATATgaagattgaaattaaaaacttgataaataacactttttatattaattgctTCAAGCatgatatattttgtattgccTGATATCGTTGTTCTTAATTTTCCTTATGTTTTGATTTTAAACTtggtttttattaattattgttttaatataaaacacaaTAGTAGTAAAAGCTTAGTTTTCTGGTCTGTTCCAACAATACTTGTTTAATTTAACAGAGAGTCACTTAATTGGAAGTGTTAAGTAATTTATCACATCATGATATTTGAT
This window contains:
- the LOC128877822 gene encoding D-glucuronyl C5-epimerase B isoform X1, coding for MMRLNFKTILLVILVAVLSSLLTSWNNCGSLQFFRSTEWKAKFQHRDRQNLETGYQEIDCHINGDYNIGCRKEGDEVYIPFSFIHKYFEIYGKLATYDGLERFEWLHSYSKIVNPKGKYDPRGVFMTFENYNVEVRERVKCISGNDGVPISTQWKSQGYYYPTQIAQFGLSHYSKNLTEPEPRKKIIEDSDKVKREWIIPQGSIVSRIFDKHANSHVMKFATPETSTSGITLKLDHVLDFVLKWDFNIKDNGSIVITLQSRERKEMHYLHYITSNIVLHTYNNHVYYGIGQINHQWRRFTRDLVIDLQKGLYLNDKNKKKLTRSKLKMIRITLYGSGMIDNITLSSSEHMEQFYDAARWFVANQNITSGGWANPVRRKVAPGMATLEPGWYSSMGQGHAISVLARAYYHSSEEQYLQAAIRGLQPFRLTSNKGGVAAVFLGKYVWYEEYPTTPSSFVLNGFIYSLIGLYDLKSIATGKDAEEASRLFNQGMTSLKNMLTLYDTGSGTTYDLRHFTLKTAPNLARWDYHSTHVNQLLLLNSIDTDPIFTATAERWIGYMNGKRAPHN
- the LOC128877822 gene encoding D-glucuronyl C5-epimerase B isoform X2, translated to MMRLNFKTILLVILVAVLSSLLTSWNNCGSLQFFRSTEWKAKFQHRDRQNLETGYQEIDCHINGDYNIGCRKEGDEVYIPFSFIHKYFEIYGKLATYDGLERFEWLHSYSKIVNPKGKYDPRGVFMTFENYNVEVRERVKCISGNDGVPISTQWKSQGYYYPTQIAQFGLSHYSKNLTEPEPRKKIIEDSDKVKREWIIPQGSIVSRIFDKHANSHVMKFATPETSTSGITLKLDHVLDFVLKWDFNIKDNGSIVITLQSRERKEMHYLHYITSNIVLHTYNNHVYYGIGQINHQWRRFTRDLVIDLQKGLYLNDKNKKKLTRSKLKMIRITLYGSGMIDNITLSSSEHMEQFYDAARWFVANQNITSGGWANPVRRKVAPGMATLEPGWYSSMGQGHAISVLARAYYHSSEEQYLQAAIRGLQPFRLTSNKGGVAAVFLEYSDR